One window of the Labilibaculum sp. genome contains the following:
- a CDS encoding pectate lyase: protein MKPTKYLILLLLLLLFLAFGLKLKAQSEITKEQICETMLKATQFMVEEVSTNGGYVWYYLPDLSRRWGEMEAYKTMIWLQHPGTISIGHLFLDAYRTTKNEYYYQAAQKVATAIIWGQSNEGGWNYMIDFAGDRSLKKWYNTIGKNGWRLEEFQHYYGNSTFDDDITSDAARFLLRIYLEKLDPVYKPALDKAIDFILKSQYASGGWPQRYPLKYDFNKQGHSDYSSFYTFNDDVIWENVHFLIQSYLTLGEERFLEPIRRGMDFYLISQDACGAWGQQLNLNMQTEGARTYEPAAFLPSTTCKNAMLLLKFYQYTGDKKFIARVPDAIRWLDSTRLPENQIEGARSHPTFIEVGTNKPIYVHRKGANVKFGMYYVDSDDKKLLAHYYGKCRIQLEELKFKYKMLNELDLDKVTKDSPLKEACFKESDTPQRFYDLNRNVFTGVASEAEVKDIIASLDQQGRWLVKHAFISHPYIGDGQNQNQSDEYSTTRVGDETDTSTYPDPSDKYYISTKEYIQNMNFLIGYLKLNQSGK from the coding sequence ATGAAACCTACTAAATATTTAATTTTACTTCTTTTACTTCTTTTATTTCTTGCTTTTGGATTGAAGTTAAAAGCTCAATCTGAAATTACAAAGGAACAAATTTGTGAAACAATGCTGAAAGCCACTCAATTTATGGTTGAAGAGGTGAGTACTAATGGAGGCTATGTTTGGTACTATTTGCCCGATTTATCTCGTCGATGGGGCGAGATGGAGGCCTACAAAACCATGATTTGGCTTCAACATCCTGGAACAATCAGCATTGGACACTTATTTTTAGATGCTTATAGAACCACGAAAAACGAATATTATTATCAAGCCGCGCAAAAAGTTGCAACAGCTATTATTTGGGGGCAAAGTAACGAAGGTGGTTGGAATTATATGATCGATTTCGCCGGTGACCGCTCCTTAAAGAAATGGTATAATACTATTGGTAAAAATGGGTGGAGACTTGAAGAGTTTCAGCATTATTATGGCAACTCCACTTTCGATGATGATATTACATCTGATGCAGCAAGGTTTTTACTAAGAATCTATCTCGAGAAATTAGATCCGGTTTATAAACCTGCTCTTGACAAAGCAATCGACTTTATATTAAAAAGTCAGTATGCTTCAGGTGGTTGGCCACAGCGTTATCCGTTAAAATATGATTTCAATAAACAAGGTCATTCTGATTATAGTTCGTTTTATACATTTAACGACGATGTAATTTGGGAAAACGTTCATTTTTTGATTCAAAGCTATCTGACTTTGGGGGAAGAACGTTTTTTGGAACCGATTCGCCGGGGAATGGATTTTTATCTGATTTCTCAGGATGCATGCGGAGCTTGGGGACAGCAACTTAATTTGAATATGCAAACAGAAGGTGCCCGAACGTATGAACCGGCAGCTTTTTTGCCATCTACAACATGCAAAAATGCAATGCTCCTACTGAAATTTTATCAATATACGGGAGATAAAAAATTTATTGCTCGTGTTCCTGATGCAATTCGTTGGTTGGACAGTACACGACTTCCCGAAAATCAGATAGAAGGGGCTCGTTCTCATCCAACTTTTATTGAAGTAGGAACCAACAAGCCCATATATGTACATCGGAAAGGGGCGAATGTGAAATTTGGAATGTATTATGTCGATAGTGATGATAAAAAGTTATTGGCTCATTACTACGGCAAGTGCCGTATTCAGCTTGAGGAGCTGAAGTTTAAATACAAAATGCTTAATGAGCTTGACTTAGATAAGGTGACAAAAGATTCGCCTCTAAAGGAAGCATGTTTCAAGGAAAGTGATACACCTCAACGATTTTACGACCTAAACCGTAATGTTTTCACAGGTGTTGCTTCAGAGGCTGAGGTAAAAGATATTATTGCATCTCTCGATCAGCAGGGCAGGTGGTTGGTGAAACATGCTTTTATTAGCCATCCTTACATTGGGGATGGTCAGAATCAGAATCAAAGTGATGAGTATTCAACAACTCGTGTTGGTGACGAAACAGATACGTCTACTTATCCTGATCCTTCTGATAAATATTATATCTCAACTAAAGAGTACATTCAGAATATGAATTTTCTGATTGGTTACTTAAAATTGAATCAGTCTGGAAAATAA
- a CDS encoding RagB/SusD family nutrient uptake outer membrane protein, with translation MKKILIIAIIGVFTLSLNSCEEFLDTSSPSVVDSEFVFSGATSAKGALLNAYEKWRGNAYVHSNGLFYDLAVVGSDVEHHPETFSSQTRHVPEYFYPGGTSSFDISFTDSEKAWTALYGIVSVTNSLIEAFEGTSDFEAMMSSGEVTELSDIYGQAVALRATAYFELCRYYGDVPHVLSISDTENKGLVSRDEIYEYHINQLMKVEPYMYRVGEGGNNADVMTRTYVQGLIGRMCLYAGGYATRRTDLGSDFYKKLDGSAISFETMGTEKDGAVYSRRSDWQDYFNIAKTYLTKCVENSGSAYLITSDPRSAGGAGQEFGNPFQYVFQMMMTGEQLSKESIYEIPEEYGYYSERPYAFGRPSDGGSSKAFPGKSYCQSRFQAHYYYGSFDPKDLRRDVTVAVTASKGDGTEKMIDWIPGSKSHGGIANNKWDENRMTSPYVAKSRKSGINCPYMRVSDVILMLAEVEAALGNDGPARTELEKVHNRAFTSPADADLNGFIAKAGSVYEAVLEERKLEFGGEGMRRYDLIRTGKLPQAVVANRQLMTTIIGGLETNGYYTFDNGNQIPMYIWTKMVDAKATHGYRLTTQCVDETDPVLFPGWRGQYDDWQSLATEIGKTVNGPETNVAIKGLFNYIAPGSAEALALEADGYVQTNWGADIVANAADYSTDLFKGYSDADFSAGNPPVYLVPLNSTILENSGISNGYGFNQ, from the coding sequence ATGAAAAAAATATTAATTATAGCAATTATTGGTGTATTCACCTTATCGCTTAATTCCTGCGAAGAATTTTTAGATACATCTTCTCCTTCGGTTGTAGATTCTGAATTTGTATTTTCAGGAGCTACTTCTGCAAAGGGAGCTTTACTGAATGCATACGAAAAATGGAGAGGTAATGCATATGTGCACTCTAATGGTCTTTTTTACGATCTTGCAGTTGTTGGTTCTGATGTTGAACACCATCCGGAAACATTTTCATCACAAACACGTCACGTTCCTGAATATTTCTATCCAGGAGGAACTTCAAGTTTTGACATTTCATTTACGGATAGTGAAAAAGCCTGGACAGCTCTTTATGGGATTGTGTCAGTAACGAACTCTTTGATTGAGGCGTTTGAAGGAACAAGTGATTTTGAGGCAATGATGAGTAGTGGAGAAGTGACTGAATTGTCGGATATATACGGACAAGCTGTTGCACTTAGAGCTACTGCATATTTTGAATTGTGTCGTTATTATGGTGATGTACCTCACGTACTTTCTATAAGTGATACAGAGAATAAAGGTCTTGTTTCCCGTGATGAAATTTATGAATATCACATCAATCAATTGATGAAGGTAGAGCCTTATATGTACCGAGTTGGTGAGGGAGGAAACAATGCTGATGTAATGACCCGAACTTATGTACAGGGATTAATCGGACGTATGTGTCTTTATGCCGGAGGTTATGCTACCCGTCGTACTGATCTTGGAAGTGATTTCTATAAAAAATTGGATGGAAGTGCAATTTCATTTGAGACTATGGGAACTGAAAAGGATGGAGCAGTTTATTCCCGTCGTTCTGACTGGCAGGATTATTTCAATATTGCTAAAACATATCTGACTAAATGTGTAGAAAATTCTGGTTCTGCTTATTTAATTACAAGTGATCCACGTTCTGCCGGAGGAGCTGGACAAGAATTTGGGAATCCATTCCAATACGTATTTCAGATGATGATGACTGGCGAACAACTATCGAAAGAGTCTATCTATGAGATTCCGGAAGAATATGGTTACTATTCAGAACGTCCTTATGCATTTGGTCGTCCTTCGGATGGTGGCAGCTCAAAAGCTTTCCCTGGCAAGAGTTATTGTCAGTCACGTTTCCAGGCACATTATTATTATGGTTCTTTCGATCCTAAAGATTTGCGACGTGATGTTACGGTAGCTGTAACAGCAAGTAAAGGTGATGGTACTGAAAAAATGATTGACTGGATTCCTGGTTCGAAATCACACGGTGGAATTGCGAATAATAAATGGGATGAAAACCGTATGACTAGTCCATATGTTGCGAAATCACGTAAATCTGGAATTAATTGTCCATACATGCGTGTATCAGATGTTATCCTGATGCTTGCTGAGGTTGAGGCAGCTTTAGGCAATGATGGTCCTGCGAGAACAGAATTAGAGAAAGTACACAATCGTGCATTTACATCACCTGCAGATGCCGATTTAAACGGTTTTATTGCAAAAGCGGGTAGTGTTTATGAAGCTGTTTTGGAAGAGCGTAAATTAGAATTTGGTGGTGAAGGAATGCGTCGTTATGATCTTATCCGCACTGGGAAATTACCACAAGCTGTAGTTGCTAATAGACAATTAATGACTACTATTATTGGTGGTTTGGAAACAAATGGATATTATACATTTGATAATGGAAACCAAATACCAATGTATATTTGGACAAAAATGGTTGATGCAAAAGCAACTCATGGTTATCGTTTGACTACGCAATGTGTAGACGAAACAGATCCAGTATTATTCCCTGGTTGGAGAGGTCAATATGACGATTGGCAAAGTCTTGCAACTGAGATTGGCAAAACTGTTAATGGACCGGAAACTAACGTTGCGATCAAAGGATTGTTCAATTATATCGCTCCTGGAAGTGCAGAAGCATTGGCTCTTGAAGCTGATGGATATGTTCAAACAAACTGGGGTGCTGATATCGTAGCTAATGCTGCAGATTACTCAACTGATCTTTTTAAAGGTTATAGTGATGCTGACTTTAGTGCGGGTAATCCTCCAGTCTATCTAGTGCCATTGAATTCTACAATTTTAGAGAATTCAGGAATAAGCAATGGTTATGGATTTAATCAATAA
- a CDS encoding glycoside hydrolase 43 family protein: MKSKLICALAAIYLLVSACSAPTTAPDYRGVQVTLKSADNGDGTYTNPIIQADYSDPDAIRVEDDFFMTASSFGCAPGLPILHSRDLVNWQLIAYASPKVMPEAHYNKIQHGNGIWAPSLRYHNGIFYIFYGDPDFGIFMLKSKKAEGPWSEPLLIKEAKGWIDSCPFWDEDGQAYLVHGYAGSRAGIKSILAVNRMKPDGTALLDDGILVFDGHDGNGTVEGPKFYKKNGCYYIFAPAGGVSTGWQLVLRSKNITGPYESKVVMSQGKTEINGPHQGAWVSLAGGEDWFLHFQDQEAYGRVVHLQPMNWKDNWPVIGHDANGDGTGEPVITYRKPAVKQTEMISPESMDDEFNGDAPSLLWQWHANPGLDWGKSFPGKGVFRMYCQSSAEGSVNLWDVPSLFLQKWPAVSFEAVAKVKLSLLNDGERFGLIIMGQDYASVVVENKNGELVLNEITCLNARKGSEENYAGDFQPVSSDLFLKVKVEEGGICHFSYSENGLDYKSVGLPFTANTGRWIGSKIGFFAQRKNKINDSGFVDIDRFTMN, encoded by the coding sequence ATGAAAAGTAAATTGATTTGTGCACTTGCAGCTATTTATTTGTTGGTTTCGGCTTGTTCTGCACCAACAACAGCTCCAGATTACAGGGGAGTTCAAGTAACACTCAAAAGTGCTGATAATGGAGATGGCACCTATACGAATCCAATTATTCAGGCAGATTACTCCGATCCTGATGCCATTAGAGTGGAGGATGATTTTTTCATGACAGCTTCTAGTTTTGGATGTGCACCAGGTTTACCCATTCTTCATTCCCGCGATTTGGTAAATTGGCAGCTGATTGCTTATGCTTCACCCAAAGTAATGCCCGAAGCTCATTATAATAAAATACAACATGGTAATGGCATATGGGCTCCATCTTTACGTTACCACAATGGAATATTTTACATCTTTTACGGCGATCCCGATTTTGGAATTTTTATGTTGAAATCAAAAAAAGCAGAAGGTCCGTGGAGTGAACCACTCTTAATTAAGGAAGCTAAAGGATGGATAGATTCCTGCCCGTTTTGGGATGAAGACGGACAAGCTTATTTGGTACATGGCTACGCTGGTTCAAGAGCAGGTATTAAAAGTATTTTAGCGGTTAACCGAATGAAACCTGACGGAACTGCATTGTTGGACGATGGCATTTTGGTTTTCGATGGTCATGATGGAAATGGAACTGTTGAGGGACCTAAATTCTATAAAAAGAATGGATGCTACTATATTTTTGCTCCCGCAGGTGGAGTTTCTACAGGCTGGCAATTGGTGCTTCGTTCTAAAAATATTACAGGACCATATGAGTCGAAGGTGGTTATGAGTCAAGGCAAAACAGAAATTAACGGACCTCATCAGGGAGCTTGGGTTAGTTTGGCAGGTGGCGAAGATTGGTTCCTTCATTTTCAGGATCAGGAAGCTTACGGACGTGTTGTGCATTTGCAGCCAATGAATTGGAAGGACAATTGGCCCGTGATTGGTCATGATGCTAATGGCGACGGAACAGGAGAGCCTGTAATTACATATCGTAAGCCTGCTGTTAAACAGACAGAGATGATTTCTCCTGAAAGTATGGATGATGAATTTAATGGGGATGCACCTTCTTTGTTATGGCAATGGCATGCCAATCCTGGTCTCGATTGGGGAAAAAGCTTTCCAGGGAAAGGTGTTTTCAGAATGTATTGTCAGTCGTCTGCTGAAGGATCTGTTAATTTATGGGATGTACCTTCATTGTTTCTTCAGAAATGGCCGGCTGTTTCTTTTGAAGCTGTCGCAAAAGTGAAATTGTCACTTTTAAATGATGGCGAAAGATTCGGATTGATAATAATGGGACAGGATTATGCGTCAGTAGTAGTAGAAAATAAAAATGGAGAATTGGTTTTGAATGAGATTACTTGTTTGAATGCACGCAAAGGATCAGAGGAGAATTATGCAGGTGATTTTCAGCCCGTGTCTTCCGATTTGTTTTTGAAAGTTAAAGTTGAGGAGGGGGGAATTTGTCATTTTTCATATTCCGAAAATGGATTGGATTACAAGTCGGTTGGTTTACCTTTCACAGCCAATACAGGAAGATGGATTGGTAGTAAAATTGGTTTCTTTGCTCAAAGAAAGAATAAAATAAATGATTCAGGTTTTGTAGATATTGATCGGTTTACCATGAATTAG
- a CDS encoding LamG-like jellyroll fold domain-containing protein, protein MKITPILLVLFFMYFPFSGDGQNSEKNSTVKFHTEWLVADLLQKNSKQIKILGQPKLVDSPYGKAVSFNGSSDALILQEMPLKSMKEFTVEMIFCPDINASFEQRILHIGEVLGNRMLLEIRAVTDIWYFDGFAASGNNKKALINEQLTHQLGQWYHVAFIVGADSLSTFVNGKQELSESFSYQPIGTGNCSIGVRLNKKSWFKGMIYKIRIVSKQLKPDDFMTY, encoded by the coding sequence ATGAAGATTACTCCAATATTACTAGTCTTGTTTTTTATGTATTTCCCCTTCTCAGGGGATGGTCAAAACTCAGAAAAAAATTCCACAGTAAAATTTCATACAGAGTGGTTAGTGGCGGATTTACTGCAAAAGAACTCAAAACAAATAAAGATACTTGGTCAGCCAAAACTGGTTGATTCTCCTTATGGAAAAGCTGTTTCCTTTAATGGAAGTAGTGATGCTCTTATTTTACAGGAAATGCCTCTTAAATCGATGAAGGAATTTACCGTAGAAATGATTTTTTGTCCGGATATAAATGCATCTTTCGAACAGCGGATTCTTCATATTGGTGAGGTCTTAGGTAATAGAATGTTGCTGGAAATCCGTGCAGTTACGGATATCTGGTATTTCGATGGTTTTGCGGCTTCCGGAAATAACAAGAAAGCCTTAATTAACGAACAACTTACTCATCAGCTTGGACAATGGTATCATGTTGCTTTTATTGTGGGGGCTGATAGTTTGTCCACTTTTGTTAACGGAAAACAGGAATTGTCCGAGTCGTTTTCTTATCAACCAATTGGGACTGGTAACTGCTCAATTGGTGTTCGCCTGAACAAAAAGTCTTGGTTTAAAGGAATGATTTACAAAATCAGAATAGTATCTAAACAACTCAAGCCCGATGATTTTATGACTTATTAG